CTCTCTCCCACGATGCCGGGCATGAGCATCTTGGAGTCGGACTGAAGGAGGTCCACGGCGGGATAGAGACCCTCGCCGGCCCTCTTTCTGGAAAGCACCACGAAGGCCGAGAGGTGGGTGAAGGTGTGCACCGCCGAGGGGTCGGTGAAGTCGTCGGCGGGCACGTAGACGGCCTGCACCGAGGTTATGGACCCGCTCCTGGTGGAGCAGATGCGCTCCTCCAGTTCCGCCAGGTCCGTGGCCAGGGTGGGCTGGTATCCCACCCGGGAAGGTATCTGGCCCATCAGGCCCGAGACCTCCGAGCCCGCCTGGATGAAGCGAAAGATGTTGTCCATCAGAAGGAGCACGTCCTGCCTCTCGTCGTCCCGGAAATACTCGGCCATGGTCATGGCGGCATGCCCCACCCGGAAGCGCGCCCCGGGGGGCTCGTTCATCTGCCCGAAAACGAGCACGGAGTTCTTGAGGACCCCGGCCTCACGGATTTCCCTGTAAAGCTCCTCCGCTTCCCTCACCCTCTCGCCGATGCCGCAGAACAGGCTCACCCCCTTGTGCAGGCCCACCATGTTGTGGATGATTTCCATGATAAGGACGGTCTTGCCCACCCCGGCCCCTCCGAAGAGCCCCGCCTTCCCCCCGCGCTCCAGGGGGGAAAGCACGTCGATGGCCTTGATGCCGGTGCTGAAGACCTCGGAGACGACGGTGCGCTCGGTAAGGGGAACCCGGGGGCGCCGGAGGGGCCTCTTTGCGGATTCACCCAGGGGCTCCCGCCGGTCTATGGTCTCCCCGAAGACATTGAAGACTCTGCCCAAGGTCTCTTTTCCCACGGGCACCCGAAGAGGGTGGGCGGTGTCGACGACCGGAGAGCCGCGGGGAAGCCCCCGCGTGGCCGTGAGAGAGATGCTCCGGACGGTATCCGCGCTTACGTGGGTGAGCACCTCCAGGACGACCTCGCCGTTCTCCCCGGCCCGAAGCTCCGTGCCCATGGGGGGAAGGCCACTCTCGAACCGGACGTCCACCACGCTGCCGCGGACCGAGGCCACGCTGCCTCTCCTTGCCTCGCCGAAGGCGCCCAAGGGGTTGCTCTCCGTTACGTTTTCTCCAGCCGGCATCTCTCCTCCCTCACTAAAAAGAGCCGA
The Nitrospirota bacterium genome window above contains:
- the atpD gene encoding F0F1 ATP synthase subunit beta; translated protein: MPAGENVTESNPLGAFGEARRGSVASVRGSVVDVRFESGLPPMGTELRAGENGEVVLEVLTHVSADTVRSISLTATRGLPRGSPVVDTAHPLRVPVGKETLGRVFNVFGETIDRREPLGESAKRPLRRPRVPLTERTVVSEVFSTGIKAIDVLSPLERGGKAGLFGGAGVGKTVLIMEIIHNMVGLHKGVSLFCGIGERVREAEELYREIREAGVLKNSVLVFGQMNEPPGARFRVGHAAMTMAEYFRDDERQDVLLLMDNIFRFIQAGSEVSGLMGQIPSRVGYQPTLATDLAELEERICSTRSGSITSVQAVYVPADDFTDPSAVHTFTHLSAFVVLSRKRAGEGLYPAVDLLQSDSKMLMPGIVGERHYRIAQHIRSTLAAYEDLKDIIAMLGLEELSREDRKVVNRARRLERFLTQPFFATEQFTGIGGKTVALTDALGGSERILNDEFEDYPEEAFYMIGGVEDARRKKERWEARA